In Scatophagus argus isolate fScaArg1 chromosome 5, fScaArg1.pri, whole genome shotgun sequence, a genomic segment contains:
- the sars2 gene encoding serine--tRNA ligase, mitochondrial encodes MATCMGMVVRIGGNALTALKPVVKQCSRQRTSVFTPHRFSHSVRSSLYEHVSEGYSDKPELDMRAVCEETDKVIANVANRKGDLQADDVRKIVCVWQELQTVRTEISGLEEQKRDISDTVKAVVTKNNKKALASLPEYTQALQKGRAIRNRLNELYTKESELEKEHYGRALRLPNTTHPDVPVGDESQARVVELVGQKPEFDFKPRGHVQLGEELGLIRQKHLAHVSGHRSYYLRGAGAKLQTALQNFALDTLQRRGFIPMVVPDLLKGVVFEGCGMQPNAHRSQVYSVDPARFTDLNLAGTGEVGVAGYFMDHAVNWNDLPVRTVCSSTCYRAETDTGREPWGLYRVHHFNKVEMFGVTADETGEESSQLLEDFVSLQKEIFSALELHYRVLDMPTEELGAPAHRKYDIEAWMPGRGSYGEISSGSNCTDYQSRRLNILYEREDGSLQYAHTVNATACAIPRTIIAILETHQTKKGTVRVPKALQPYLGLEVIEKPKYTPLKYIGPIQNNRPNRPAPKSR; translated from the exons ATGGCGACATGCATGGGTATGGTTGTTAGAATTGGGGGTAATGCACTAACTGCGCTGAAGCCGGTAGTCAAACAGTGCTCAAGGCAGAGGACAAGTGTGTTCACCCCCCACCGTTTTTCACATAGTGTCCGGAGCAGTTTGTACGAACATGTCAGTGAAGGTTATAGTGACAAGCCCGAGCTGGACATGCGAGCAGTGTGTGAAGAGACCGATAAAGTCATAGCAAATGTAGCGAACAGGAAGGGTGACCTGCAAGCGGATGATGTCAGGAAAATT GTATGTGTGTGGCAGGAGCTCCAGACAGTGAGAACAGAAATCTCTGGGCTggaagagcagaagagagacATCAGTGATACAGTCAAGGCAGTAGTG ACCAAGAACAACAAGAAAGCCCTTGCCAGT CTTCCAGAGTACACTCAGGCTCTGCAGAAGGGTCGAGCCATCCGCAACAGACTGAATGAGCTGTACACCAAAGAGAGTGAGCTGGAAAAGGAACACTATGGACGAGCGCTCAGACTGCCCAACACCACACACCCTGATGTG ccGGTGGGAGATGAGAGCCAGGCAAGGGTGGTGGAGCTTGTTGGACAGAAGCCAG AGTTTGACTTCAAGCCCAGAGGCCATGTTCAGCTGGGGGAGGAGTTGGGTCTTATCAGGCAGAA ACACCTAGCTCATGTCTCAGGCCACAGGTCCTATTATCTGAGGGGAGCAGGGGCCAAACTTCAGACTGCCCTCCAAAACTTTGCCCTTGACACGCTGCAGCGGCGG GGCTTCATTCCCATGGTTGTACCTGACTTGCTGAAGGGGGTAGTGTTT GAGGGTTGCGGGATGCAGCCCAACGCCCATCGCTCTCAGGTCTATTCAGTGGACCCGGCTCGTTTTACAGACCTCAATCTGGCTGGGACTGGAGAAGTTGGGGTGGCAG GCTATTTCATGGATCATGCAGTAAACTGGAATGACCTGCCTGTCAG GACGGTGTGCAGCAGCACCTGCtacagagcagagacagacacaggcaGAGAGCCGTGGGGGCTCTACAGAGTACATCACTTCAACAAG GTAGAGATGTTTGGAGTGACAGCAGATGAGACAGGAGAAGAGAGTTCTCAGCTCTTGGAGGACTTTGTGTCCTTGCAGAAAGAGATATTCTCTGCACTGGAGCTACACTACAG AGTGCTGGACATGCCGACAGAGGAACTGGGTGCTCCAGCACACAGGAAGTACGACATTGAAGCATGGATGCCTGGGAGAGGCAGCTATGGAGAG ATTTCCAGTGGGTCCAACTGTACAGACTACCAAAGCAGACGCCTCAACATCCTGTATGAAAGAGAGGATGGAAGCCTGCAGTACGCCCATACT gtGAATGCTACAGCATGTGCCATCCCCCGAACCATCATTGCTATCCTGGAGACTCACCAAACCAAA AAAGGAACAGTGCGTGTCCCCAAAGCCCTGCAGCCTTATTTAGGTCTAGAAGTGATCGAGAAGCCAAAATACACTCCACTGAAATACATCGGGCCCATTCAGAACAATCGACCTAACAGGCCTGCTCCCAAATCCAGATGA
- the si:dkey-260j18.2 gene encoding kelch-like protein 17 encodes MNAVRGGTVTWRPQPWQDGDGGGGEPLSDSDSEEEDFPDDSTTPLGDYITHGLKQLLDAQQLCDVTLLVEGKKFMCHRVLLAAVSPYFRAMFTSPLVESRLTEIRLEEVTPSVMETVIQFVYTGEAGLSLDTAEDLFVAANRLQVMPLQDLCSRFLFEHLSVDNCLGMYSLARSHHDQLLLRASLRLVAQHFPRVARQKDFLLLDHGTLGSLLSSDRLGVDSEAEVYDAARRWAEHQPLDRYAHMPALLHHLRPGLLSQEESRRLSQELGPAAAGEGFGGPLRPREGMFEKKIVCVDLTPREDENLTARDNTVDCFDPRTGKWEKLAALGSLVSPGCTAVGDRLFVAGGILRTGSVSGAVHEYDAVLDRWIEQPSMFQPRAMLGLLGCGESLYALGGSNRSALLDSSETLELSTLQWAPGPRLPLPLRAFACAALRGRLYLLGGTTLEQNRAVVHSGVLIYHTLTDCWTRVALDSGATCLAGGVAVRGGVCAIGGYMRDTTKFLDGNYTNLETLDATGRVLFFREGRGSGVEREVTGGGVMVTAEQRGGAGGGSDRAPSPVVFPGLPRRIAAGGVARWKRRIYVLGGENGSRFYDSVYCWKPGWRSWVQRREKLPGDTGGVSQFGCTTLKFPKKHILSRLRLAKENCKKASD; translated from the exons ATGAATGCTGTGCGGGGGGGCACAGTCACCTGGCGTCCCCAGCCATGGCAGGATGGggacgggggaggaggagaaccGCTGTCAGATAGCgactcagaggaggaggacttcCCTGATGACAGTACCACACCGCTGGGAGACTACATCACGCACG gGTTGAAGCAGCTCCTGGATGCtcagcagctgtgtgatgttACTCTACTTGTTGAGGGAAAGAAGTTCATGTGTCACAG AGTCCTCTTGGCAGCCGTGAGTCCATACTTTCGAGCCATGTTTACCAGCCCTCTGGTCGAGTCCCGCCTCACTGAGATCCGACTGGAGGAAGTGACACCGTCTGTCATGGAGACTGTCATCCAATTTGTGTACACCGGTGAGGCAGGACTCTCTCTGGACACAGCTGAGGACCTGTTTGTGGCTGCCAACAGGCTTCAGGTCATGCCCCTTCAAGACTTGTGCTCCAG GTTTCTATTTGAGCACCTTTCAGTGGATAACTGCCTGGGGATGTACTCTCTGGCTCGCTCTCACCATGaccagctgctgctgcgtgCCTCCCTGCGGCTTGTAGCCCAGCACTTCCCCCGGGTGGCCCGGCAGAAAGATTTCCTTCTGCTGGACCATGGCACCTTAGGCAGCCTGCTGAGCTCTGACCGCCTGGGGGTGGACTCTGAAGCGGAGGTTTATGACGCGGCACGCCGATGGGCCGAGCACCAGCCCCTGGATCGTTATGCCCACATGCCGGCGCTGCTTCACCACCTGCGACCGGGGCTGCTGTCCCAGGAAGAGAGCCGAAGACTGAGTCAGGAGTTGgggcctgcagcagctggtgaaGGCTTTGGGGGGCCTCTTAGACCACGGGAGGGCATGTTTGAGAAGAAGATTGTATGTGTGGACCTAACACCTCGGGAAGATGAAAATTTAACTGCAAGAGACAACACAGTGGACTGCTTTGATCCTCGGACAGGGAAGTGGGAGAAGTTAGCAGCATTGGGTTCACTGGTCAGTCCTGGCTGCACTGCTGTAGGTGACCGGCTGTTTGTAGCCGGGGGGATCCTGCGGACAGGCTCTGTGTCTGGAGCTGTGCATGAATATGATGCAGTGTTGGACCGCTGGATAGAGCAGCCTTCGATGTTCCAGCCCCGGGCTATGTTGGGCCTGCTGGGTTGTGGAGAGTCACTGTATGCCTTGGGCGGTAGCAATCGTTCAGCTCTGCTGGACTCCTCTGAGACCCTGGAGTTGAGTACGCTTCAGTGGGCTCCGGGGCCTCGGCTACCGCTCCCTCTGCGCGCCTTCGCCTGTGCAGCGTTACGTGGACGGCTTTACCTGCTGGGTGGAACCACACTTGAACAAAACCGGGCTGTGGTCCACTCAGGAGTGCTTATTTATCACACCCTAACAGACTGTTGGACACGTGTGGCTCTGGACTCTGGCGCCACCTGCCTCGCTGGAGGAGTAGCAGTGCGTGGAGGAGTCTGTGCCATTGGCGGTTACATGAGGGATACCACCAAGTTCCTCGATGGAAACTACACTAATCTGGAGACTTTGGATGCCACTGGGCGTGTACTGTTTTTCAGAGAGGGCAGGGGATCTGGAGTAGAGAGGGAGGTCACTGGGGGAGGGGTGATGGTCACTGCAGAGCAGCGGGGGGGTGCAGGTGGTGGAAGCGATCGAGCCCCAAGTCCTGTGGTATTTCCTGGACTGCCGCGACGGATTGCAGCTGGTGGTGTTGCAAGGTGGAAACGCAGGATTTATGTGCTGGGTGGGGAAAACGGCTCACGGTTCTATGACAGTGTTTACTGTTGGAAACCCGGTTGGCGCAGCTGGGTCCAGAGACGTGAGAAACTGCCTGGAGATACTGGAGGTGTGAGCCAGTTCGGGTGTACCACTTTAAAGTTCCCTAAGAAACACATCCTGTCCAGACTGAGATTAGCCAAAGAAAACTGCAAGAAGGCATCTGATTAG
- the slc5a2 gene encoding sodium/glucose cotransporter 2, whose translation MHSGTTGAMENSSSDKVTINNPADITIIVGYFIMVIGVGIWSMSQANRGTVGGYFLAGRTMTWWPVGASLFASNIGSGHFVGLAGTGAASGIAVGGFEWNALFIVLLLGWLFVPVYLTAGVITMPQYLKKRFGGTRISLYLSVISLFLYIFTKISVDMFSGAVFIQQALGWNIYVAVITLLLITALYTITGGLAALMYTDTFQTFVIIAGAFVLTGFSFAEVGGYNALLAKYSSATPTHVSSMDPEHYNISAHCYTPRQDAFSLLRDPTTGDLPWPGVVFGIAIVGGWYWCTDQVIVQRCLAARSLTHVKAGCIMCGYLKLLPMFLMVFPGMISRVLYPDEVGCVVPEVCERVCGTKVGCSNIAYPKLVVSVMPNGLRGLMLAVMLAALMSSLASIFNSSSTLFTMDIWTRIRPLATERELIIVGRVWILCIVAISICWIPVVQAAQSGQLFDYIQSVSSYLAPPIASVFFLAVFVKRVNEMGAFWGLIGGLVMGLCRMFPEFWFGTGSCIFPSNCPFLVCGIHYLHFAIILFFCTSVLVLIVSYCTQPIDDQHLHRLVFSLRHSKEERKDLDLEQEEKEKRACSEAEERRSENNNSDAVTGEEEKSGIWRLFGRFCSRGSHQVREQDKPEASETTPNISEDPVWKYTVDANAVIMMAVAVFMWGYYA comes from the exons atgcattcagGTACAACTGGAGCCATGGAGAATTCCTCATCAGACAAAGTGACCATCAACAACCCAGCAGACATCACCATCATTGTTGGATATTTCATCATGGTTATTGGTGTTGGCATCTGG TCCATGTCTCAGGCCAATCGAGGGACAGTTGGAGGATATTTCCTGGCAGGACGCACCATGACGTGGTGGCCA GTCGGTGCATCTCTGTTTGCCAGCAACATTGGTAGCGGTCACTTTGTGGGCTTGGCTGGTACTGGGGCAGCTAGCGGCATCGCTGTGGGAGGTTTTGAGTGGAAT GCACTGTTCATCGTGCTGCTGCTGGGCTGGTTGTTTGTACCCGTCTACCTCACAGCTGGG GTGATCACGATGCCTCAGTACCTGAAGAAGAGGTTTGGAGGGACCAGGATCAGCCTTTATCTCTCTGTTATCTCTCTGTTCCTCTACATTTTCACCAAGATCTCA GTGGATATGTTTTCAGGAGCTGTGTTTATCCAGCAGGCATTAGGCTGGAACATCTACGTGGCCGTCATCACCCTTCTGTTAATAACAGCCTTGTACACCATTACAG gtGGCCTGGCTGCTCTCATGTACACTGACACATTTCAGACCTTTGTCATCATTGCCGGGGCCTTTGTCCTCACGGGTTTCT CTTTTGCTGAAGTAGGAGGCTACAACGCTTTGCTGGCCAAATACAGCTCTGCTACACCTACTCACGTCTCCTCTATGGATCCTGAGCACTACAACATCTCAGCCCACTGCTACACCCCCCGACAGGACGCCTTCAGCCTGCTGAGGGACCCAACCACTGGGGACCTGCCCTGGCCAGGAGTGGTGTTTGGGATTGCTATAGTGGGAGGCTGGTACTGGTGTACAGACCAG GTGATAGTCCAGCGGTGCCTTGCGGCTCGTAGTCTGACCCATGTGAAGGCTGGTTGCATCATGTGTGGCTACCTGAAACTGCTGCCCATGTTCCTCATGGTGTTCCCCGGCATGATCAGCAGGGTCCTCTACCCAG ATGAGGTTGGCTGTGTTGTCCCTGAGGTATGTGAGAGGGTGTGTGGGACCAAGGTGGGCTGCTCCAACATTGCTTACCCTAAACTGGTGGTGTCAGTCATGCCAAATG GTTTGCGAGGTCTGATGCTGGCTGTGATGTTGGCTGCTCTCATGTCCTCTTTGGCCTCCATctttaacagcagcagcactctgtTCACCATGGACATCTGGACTCGTATCAGACCACTGGCCACTGAGCGTGAGCTCATTATTGTAGGCAG AGTTTGGATTCTGTGCATCGTAGCCATCAGTATCTGTTGGATCCCGGTTGTCCAGGCAGCTCAGAGCGGTCAGCTGTTTGATTACATCCAGTCAGTCTCAAGCTATCTGGCTCCGCCTATCGCCTCAGTCTTCTTCCTAGCTGTGTTCGTTAAGAGAGTCAATGAAATG GGTGCATTCTGGGGCCTGATAGGAGGGCTGGTGATGGGTCTTTGTCGGATGTTTCCCGAGTTCTGGTTCGGTACCGGCAGCTGCATTTTCCCCTCCAACTGTCCTTTCTTGGTGTGTGGGATTCATTACCTCCACTTTGCAATCATACTCTTCTTCTGTACATCAGTGCTGGTACTGATAGTCAGCTACTGCACCCAGCCTATAGACGATCAACAC ctcCATCGTCTGGTGTTCAGCCTGCGTCATTccaaagaggagaggaaggattTGGACTTGGagcaagaggagaaagagaaaagagccTGTAGCGaggctgaggagaggaggagtgagaaTAACAACAGTGATGCAG TAactggagaggaagaaaagtctGGTATCTGGCGTCTATTTGGTCGGttctgcagcagaggaagccACCAGGTCCGCGAGCAAGACAAGCCTGAGGCATCAGAGACGACGCCCAACATCAGCGAGGACCCGGTGTGGAAGTACACTGTGGATGCTAATGCTGTCATTATGATGGCTGTAGCAGTTTTTATGTGGGGTTACTACGCTTAA